From Phaeobacter sp. A36a-5a, the proteins below share one genomic window:
- a CDS encoding amino acid ABC transporter permease, with amino-acid sequence MTGFEAFFVQLAEDFPRWNFIWLYDEKQAGRILSGLWMTVKLSFACVLFSLVIGIAGAWLQGARNRILRAGVQGYIQFFRNTPPLVQLLFFYFALGQFTPVVTGPDGWTEVPVISAAGWAIISLSFFAGAFNVEIFRAGIEAVPYSTREAAEALGMSRTQTFTNVVFPLALRVSIPALNNNLVNLVKTTTQAFAIAVPELLYESVSVWNDFPSAQNPTMLLLFVVYLGLVGVLVFGMNSWERKMRIPGYGQ; translated from the coding sequence ATGACTGGTTTCGAAGCGTTTTTTGTGCAGCTTGCCGAGGATTTCCCGCGCTGGAATTTCATCTGGCTTTATGACGAGAAACAGGCCGGACGCATACTGTCCGGCCTGTGGATGACAGTGAAGCTCAGCTTTGCCTGTGTGCTGTTTTCATTGGTGATCGGCATTGCAGGAGCTTGGCTGCAAGGGGCCCGCAACCGCATCCTGCGCGCGGGTGTTCAAGGCTATATCCAGTTCTTCCGGAACACACCGCCGCTGGTGCAGCTGCTGTTCTTCTACTTTGCATTGGGTCAGTTCACGCCCGTGGTAACCGGTCCCGACGGCTGGACCGAGGTGCCAGTGATCTCAGCTGCCGGCTGGGCTATCATTTCGCTTTCGTTTTTTGCGGGGGCTTTCAACGTCGAAATCTTCCGGGCCGGGATCGAAGCCGTGCCCTATTCGACCCGCGAGGCCGCAGAAGCGCTGGGGATGAGCCGGACACAAACCTTTACCAATGTGGTCTTCCCGCTGGCACTGCGGGTGTCAATCCCGGCACTGAACAACAACCTCGTAAACCTGGTGAAGACCACCACCCAGGCTTTTGCCATCGCCGTGCCGGAGCTGCTGTATGAAAGCGTCTCTGTCTGGAACGATTTCCCATCGGCGCAGAACCCGACAATGCTGCTTCTTTTCGTTGTCTACCTGGGCCTGGTCGGGGTGCTGGTCTTTGGCATGAACTCCTGGGAACGCAAGATGAGGATACCGGGCTATGGCCAGTAA
- a CDS encoding amino acid ABC transporter permease, with the protein MASNNLPGITGPAGTDLPVLKPYVLSGGTYDEMFLVRWLASIPPQFILLMLLAWPTLALAQTASHGMGDAFAALWRWIPFLTFQGFVFNVVISVFSMLIGTFAGAALGLGQISQNNWLRRLSWGVTQLFRNAPWLVILFIVLLAFPFEIEIFGLVIPVPAWMKAVIGLSLPIMANISEIVRGAVMSVPSAQWEAAEALSFSRTQTLWQIILPQCFKRMIPPWMNWYAILTMATPLCSLLGVGEIITFSRQAMEAENNRPELLVPFFGYALVLFFAYCYPIARITIALEKRFAVKL; encoded by the coding sequence ATGGCCAGTAACAACCTTCCGGGCATTACCGGCCCGGCCGGCACCGATCTGCCGGTCCTGAAACCCTATGTCCTTTCCGGTGGAACCTACGACGAGATGTTTCTGGTCCGTTGGCTGGCCAGCATCCCACCGCAGTTCATCCTGCTGATGTTGCTGGCCTGGCCGACCCTGGCTCTTGCTCAAACCGCCAGCCATGGCATGGGTGATGCCTTTGCGGCTCTTTGGCGCTGGATACCGTTTCTGACCTTTCAGGGCTTTGTTTTCAATGTCGTGATTTCGGTTTTTTCAATGCTGATCGGTACCTTCGCCGGAGCGGCTTTGGGGCTTGGTCAGATTTCCCAGAACAATTGGCTTCGGCGGCTGAGCTGGGGAGTTACCCAGCTGTTCCGCAATGCGCCTTGGCTGGTAATCCTGTTTATCGTGCTGCTGGCCTTTCCGTTTGAGATCGAAATCTTCGGCCTGGTGATCCCCGTCCCAGCCTGGATGAAGGCTGTCATCGGATTGTCCCTTCCGATTATGGCGAACATCTCCGAAATTGTGCGCGGAGCTGTGATGTCTGTACCGTCGGCACAATGGGAAGCGGCCGAAGCGCTGTCCTTCTCCAGGACGCAAACCCTGTGGCAGATCATTCTGCCGCAATGCTTCAAACGCATGATCCCGCCGTGGATGAACTGGTATGCCATCCTGACAATGGCGACCCCGTTGTGTTCGCTTTTGGGGGTCGGCGAAATCATCACCTTTTCGCGCCAGGCAATGGAGGCCGAAAACAACCGGCCTGAGCTTCTGGTGCCGTTCTTCGGGTACGCGCTGGTGCTGTTTTTTGCCTATTGCTACCCGATCGCCCGCATCACAATCGCGCTGGAAAAGCGCTTTGCAGTCAAACTCTGA
- a CDS encoding amino acid ABC transporter ATP-binding protein — protein sequence MNTWTSDQPIISIRDVRKSFGQIEILKGVSMDIMKGEVICIIGPSGSGKSTLIRCINALNDIQGGSITVEGQEVHDAQLDRLQLRKKVGMVFQQYNLFPHKTALENVMMAPVKVLKENKTEVEERARALLKKVRLEGKEHSYPGELSGGQQQRVAIARSLAMRPDVMLFDEVTAALDPETVKEVLVTIKDLAADGMTCILVTHEMGFAREVADHIYFTDKGVIVEHGSPETFFDNAKDPRTKEFLSQIL from the coding sequence ATGAATACTTGGACATCTGATCAGCCGATAATCTCCATCCGGGATGTGCGCAAATCCTTTGGGCAAATTGAAATCCTCAAAGGTGTCAGCATGGACATCATGAAAGGAGAGGTGATCTGTATCATCGGCCCGTCCGGGTCCGGCAAGTCGACGCTGATCCGCTGCATCAATGCCCTGAACGATATCCAGGGCGGTTCGATAACTGTTGAAGGCCAGGAAGTGCATGACGCACAGCTCGATCGGCTACAGCTGCGCAAGAAAGTCGGAATGGTGTTTCAGCAATACAACTTGTTTCCGCACAAGACCGCGCTGGAAAACGTGATGATGGCACCGGTAAAAGTGCTTAAGGAAAACAAGACCGAGGTCGAGGAACGCGCGCGCGCGTTGCTGAAAAAGGTTCGGCTGGAAGGCAAAGAGCACAGTTATCCCGGCGAGTTGTCGGGTGGCCAGCAGCAGCGGGTTGCCATCGCGCGCAGCCTGGCGATGCGTCCTGATGTCATGCTGTTTGACGAGGTGACCGCAGCGCTGGACCCGGAAACCGTAAAGGAAGTGCTGGTTACCATTAAGGATCTGGCGGCGGATGGGATGACTTGCATCCTGGTAACACATGAAATGGGGTTTGCCCGTGAAGTGGCTGACCACATCTATTTCACCGATAAAGGGGTGATCGTCGAGCACGGCTCACCTGAAACCTTCTTTGACAACGCCAAAGATCCGCGCACGAAAGAGTTTCTGAGCCAGATCCTGTAA